Within Planococcus citri chromosome 2, ihPlaCitr1.1, whole genome shotgun sequence, the genomic segment TCTTGTAATATATCAGCCTCTTTCAAGACAATACGTAAGGAACGAACAACGCTGTCTCTGTCTTTCATGAAATATTTCTTAGGGTATACTATCCTTATGTTAGTTTCTATTAACCTGACATGACAGTCATCGTCAAGTAATCTATGTGCTTTTGAAATTCCTACagctaatttttcaacatccaTTTCCAACTTTGCAGCGTTCGCAACAATATTTCGCATTAGGTCGTTCGGTGggtttttcaaataatgaagCCATTGTTGTCTTCTTCTCTCTTCCTTCGCATCAAACCCTGATTTCGCTTTTAACTTTGTTTTGTCccaaatcacttttttgctgTCGAAATCGTCGTCATATGGCTGTGGGAATCCATCTTCCACTTCCTCAATAGTTTGACGGTACAGTTTCTTCAATTCCTCCTTCTGCGCTTGAACCTGAAACAATTTTACATCATTGAATTTTGTATGAAATGTTCAACACTCCGGCGTAATCCAgcagtcttgaaaaaaataagaaatgagAATTCATCGTATTCGGTACAATGCTACTCTATGACGAACCACAAGTGGACTTCTGCTACGTCATAGCTAAGCCATAGAATGTCGTATGCATGAGTTAGAATGATGTAGCACGTTCAATAACTCACCAGTAGCATTTGAGCTTCCATCCTCGTCTCGATTTCAAGTTTTAACTCTTTTTTCGTATCCTTATgatcttttttctctttcaaatatAGAATTCGATAATCCTCGGCCTggaaaataatacgaaaaaaacGTTGAATCTCAACAGAAATAGGTACTTCGAAAAAGTTTCATACAGATTACAGAGTGCAAGGAAAAGTGGTAGCTAGGTAATAAAAATGACGAAGAACAAAATAATAAGCCAAACTTGCCATAAATTACACACAACGTACTTACTAGTTCAATCATGCAAATATTAGTGAGATTTACAAAACATCTCTCAAACGCAACTTATCGtgcagaaatatttcaaatttctcaccCTGT encodes:
- the LOC135838027 gene encoding uncharacterized protein LOC135838027 isoform X1 is translated as MFAQIITKGSSRYFSGTVANLKRLINLNRLHVRTVADKSRFHSNEVVVEYAEDLKKSYYRAEDYRILYLKEKKDHKDTKKELKLEIETRMEAQMLLVQAQKEELKKLYRQTIEEVEDGFPQPYDDDFDSKKVIWDKTKLKAKSGFDAKEERRRQQWLHYLKNPPNDLMRNIVANAAKLEMDVEKLAVGISKAHRLLDDDCHVRLIETNIRIVYPKKYFMKDRDSVVRSLRIVLKEADILQDYIDLCNGVLN
- the LOC135838027 gene encoding uncharacterized protein LOC135838027 isoform X2, with protein sequence MFAQIITKGSSRYFSGTVANLKRLINLNRLHVRTVADKSRFHSNAEDYRILYLKEKKDHKDTKKELKLEIETRMEAQMLLVQAQKEELKKLYRQTIEEVEDGFPQPYDDDFDSKKVIWDKTKLKAKSGFDAKEERRRQQWLHYLKNPPNDLMRNIVANAAKLEMDVEKLAVGISKAHRLLDDDCHVRLIETNIRIVYPKKYFMKDRDSVVRSLRIVLKEADILQDYIDLCNGVLN